Proteins from one Gimesia maris genomic window:
- the ald gene encoding alanine dehydrogenase has product MIIGVPREIKQDEYRVALIPVGAEELTAAGHTVLIERGAGLGSGILDELYEENGAEIVETAEELFARADLVIKVKEPQPAEWALLKPGQILFTYFHFAADEKLTRGFLETGATAVAYETLEGPHGQLPLLTPMSEVAGRMSIQEGAKYLERPQLGRGILLGGVPGVPPAHIVILGGGVVGKNAAQIAAGFQADVVILDINVDRLRYLEDIMPANVNTLYSDRHNIRAELELADLVIGAVLIPGARAPILVPRSALSSMKPGAVLIDVAVDQGGCIETTRPTTHSDPTFVVDGVVHYCVANMPGAVGRTSTYALCNVTLPYALKLANQGLNAACAQNHGLLTAVNVHQGQVTNRAVAETFGIEWKEFRP; this is encoded by the coding sequence ATGATTATTGGAGTCCCTCGTGAAATTAAACAGGATGAGTATCGCGTCGCGCTGATTCCGGTGGGAGCCGAAGAATTGACTGCTGCCGGGCATACTGTGCTGATCGAACGAGGGGCTGGTCTGGGAAGCGGGATTCTAGATGAGCTCTACGAAGAGAACGGCGCCGAGATAGTAGAAACCGCTGAGGAACTGTTTGCCCGCGCGGATCTGGTGATCAAGGTCAAAGAGCCTCAGCCGGCGGAATGGGCTTTATTAAAACCAGGCCAGATTCTGTTTACCTATTTTCATTTTGCCGCGGATGAGAAATTGACACGTGGTTTTCTGGAGACAGGAGCCACTGCGGTTGCCTATGAGACGCTGGAAGGCCCGCATGGTCAACTCCCACTGCTGACACCGATGAGTGAAGTTGCGGGCCGAATGAGCATCCAGGAAGGGGCCAAATATCTGGAGCGCCCGCAGTTAGGTCGGGGAATTCTATTGGGAGGAGTTCCCGGCGTTCCCCCAGCGCACATTGTCATTCTGGGAGGGGGAGTGGTCGGGAAAAATGCCGCTCAAATTGCCGCAGGCTTTCAGGCAGATGTGGTGATTCTGGATATCAATGTTGACCGGCTTCGCTATCTTGAAGACATCATGCCCGCCAACGTGAATACACTCTACAGTGATCGACATAATATCCGGGCAGAACTCGAACTGGCAGACCTGGTGATTGGCGCGGTTTTGATTCCCGGTGCCCGCGCGCCGATACTGGTTCCCCGGTCGGCATTGAGTTCGATGAAACCCGGGGCTGTGTTGATTGATGTGGCTGTCGACCAGGGAGGCTGTATCGAAACCACAAGACCCACAACGCACTCCGATCCAACGTTTGTCGTCGATGGTGTTGTGCATTATTGTGTAGCCAACATGCCTGGTGCGGTTGGTCGCACGAGCACCTACGCCTTATGTAATGTGACGTTGCCGTATGCCCTCAAACTGGCCAATCAGGGATTGAATGCAGCCTGTGCACAGAACCATGGTCTGTTGACAGCAGTGAATGTCCATCAGGGGCAGGTGACCAATCGAGCTGTCGCTGAAACTTTCGGCATCGAATGGAAAGAGTTTCGTCCGTAA
- the nadC gene encoding carboxylating nicotinate-nucleotide diphosphorylase — MTVPFDELQQNAATTLIKLALEEDLQQTGDLTCQALIDPSDQAEIQIVARQQGILAGSPITSLIFSELDPAVACTHHLSDGDTLEPGSIITTCAGPLASILIGERTVLNFLTHLCGVASLTARYVKAIAGTNAAILDTRKTLPGWRVLEKYAVAAGGGTNHRMGLYDGVLIKDNHLAGWSSRTSHPTIAAAIQQARESVDGQKPIEVEVDTLDQLADALQAKPEIVLLDNMSPEIMKQAIELRNSSSPTTLLEASGGITLENLRSVAETGVERISVGALTHSVISLDLGFDWKRRT; from the coding sequence GTGACAGTCCCCTTTGATGAGCTCCAGCAAAATGCAGCCACGACTCTGATCAAACTCGCTCTGGAAGAAGATCTGCAGCAGACAGGTGACCTGACCTGCCAGGCACTGATTGATCCGTCAGATCAGGCAGAAATCCAGATCGTCGCACGGCAACAGGGTATCCTGGCCGGCTCTCCGATCACATCACTCATCTTCAGCGAACTGGATCCTGCAGTCGCCTGCACACACCATCTGTCAGACGGTGATACACTGGAACCAGGTTCAATCATTACGACTTGCGCCGGTCCTCTCGCTTCAATTCTGATTGGCGAACGGACCGTGTTAAATTTTCTGACACACCTGTGTGGAGTCGCCTCGCTGACCGCCCGTTATGTGAAAGCTATCGCCGGGACGAACGCAGCCATCCTGGACACACGCAAAACGCTCCCCGGGTGGCGTGTGCTGGAAAAATATGCTGTCGCAGCCGGCGGCGGTACAAATCATCGAATGGGTCTGTATGATGGGGTTCTGATCAAAGACAATCATCTGGCTGGCTGGTCTTCACGAACTTCTCATCCGACAATTGCCGCCGCGATTCAACAGGCACGCGAATCTGTCGATGGTCAGAAACCTATCGAGGTTGAAGTGGACACACTGGATCAACTGGCGGATGCGTTGCAGGCCAAACCCGAGATCGTACTGCTCGACAACATGTCACCAGAGATCATGAAACAGGCGATTGAGTTGCGGAATTCCAGTTCGCCGACAACACTGCTGGAAGCATCCGGAGGGATCACCCTTGAGAATCTCCGCAGTGTGGCAGAAACCGGGGTGGAACGCATCAGCGTGGGTGCACTCACACATTCTGTGATATCACTGGACTTAGGATTTGACTGGAAACGGCGTACGTAA